From the Aspergillus puulaauensis MK2 DNA, chromosome 1, nearly complete sequence genome, the window GTTGTCAAATGCCGCAGTCGCCATTTTGGCCACACGGACTCTGCCCAGAAATTCCATTGGGCGGATGCTAAAGAAGGGGCATTGGATTGGAAAATCTACGCCTTCTCTCTGGCTGAGTTTGGGATTGATACCATGCTTTACGGATACAGCACCTTCCTGCCTACAATAATCAAAGGACTAGGAGATTGGTCTGTCCCGGAAGTTCAAGCCCTCACGATTCCTTGCTATGCACTGGGTGCCATAGCGTACTTGATCATTGCTTGGGTTAGTGATCGCACCCAGCGTCGCGGAGTGTATGCTTGCATCTTCGCGGCTGTTTCAATTGTTGGGTACGGCATCCTCATTTCGGATTCTTCTTCGGGCGTGCATTACTTTGGCGCACTGCTTGTTGCCATGGGGCTGTATGTGGCCGTTGGGTTGCCACTGGCCTGGCTACCAACCAATCTCCCCCGCTATGCAAAGCGAACATTCGCCACCGGCCTGCAATTGACATTCGGAAATATCAGCGGCATTATGTCCCCCTTCCTCTACAAGACCGAGGAAGGACCTCGCTATGTGCGAGGGAACGCTGTGACCCTGGGCATGGTGGGCTTTGCGGGATCGGTGTATGGCATTATGTGGGCCTATTATCACTGGGAAAACAAACGTAGAGACCAGGGCCTCGAAGACCACAAGATTGAGGGCATGACAGatgaagagattgaagaaatGGGAGATAGGAGCCCACGCTTTCGATACGCGACATGAGAGAATATGAGCTTGTCATTAGAGCGATATAGATTTTACGATCAACATTCTAGAACCATCCCaaatagaaatatattcaATGTGCTTTATCGCTGTATATGGCTCTGAAATGCCCCGAAACATGCCCACCGGTTTTTCTTGGCGGTTAGAACCGTACCGTAGATCATTCCAATGGCTTTCCTTGCAAGTTCCATGTTTCTTCTTGTCATTTTCAACTCAATTCCAAGCATATTGAGTTCAGCGGTAGAATGTCCGGCCTTTTATCTTTGCAATCATCGATTGcctgtttctttttcatAGTCGCCGCCTTCCTAGGCTTTTCCAACGAGAGCCCTTTCTTAAGAGTTCGAGATTGTCTCACCGCACAGCACCAACGTCACAATAATACTGGGACATCGCCTTATTATCCCAGCTGGAACACATGGTTCGATCCCTCTCGCTGGGTCTCTGATAAAGATTCACCGATTCCTGAAAGCGATGGTTGGAGCCTCTACTACCGCTTAGGCGGTTATGGCCCATGGATTGAGAAACTTGATGGTCCTGCACAGGGTCTTGAACAGCCTGCCGGGTGCCATGTCGACCAGGTCCATATGGTATTGCCCACCTTTCTCTTTGAAACTTGAGATGGTAACGTCTAACGATGTCCCAGATGGCACGCCATGGAGAGAGATACCCAACAAAGTCTGCCGGAAGGCG encodes:
- a CDS encoding putative MFS transporter (COG:G;~EggNog:ENOG410PFT2;~InterPro:IPR020846,IPR011701,IPR036259;~PFAM:PF07690;~TransMembrane:12 (i42-61o81-102i109-127o139-159i171-190o202-224i273-291o311-331i338-357o363-386i398-418o430-451i);~go_function: GO:0022857 - transmembrane transporter activity [Evidence IEA];~go_process: GO:0055085 - transmembrane transport [Evidence IEA]): MDSEQQKLGEKEARVPEMDLSPDFPSIDEEAEKKLIRKMDMYILPFVVLLYLFSFLDRVNIGNARLYGLEEDLGLVGDQYQIAVSIFFVTYCLFEVPSNLVIKKLTPSRYIASISVIWGIIATLTGITQNYGGLIACRLLLGVVEAGLFPGLVTYLTTFYSQREIALRTGYLFSSAALAGACGGLLAYGIGFMDGISGLKGWRWIMIIEGIPTVLIGVATWFFLADDPETAYYLNAEERALVVKCRSRHFGHTDSAQKFHWADAKEGALDWKIYAFSLAEFGIDTMLYGYSTFLPTIIKGLGDWSVPEVQALTIPCYALGAIAYLIIAWVSDRTQRRGVYACIFAAVSIVGYGILISDSSSGVHYFGALLVAMGLYVAVGLPLAWLPTNLPRYAKRTFATGLQLTFGNISGIMSPFLYKTEEGPRYVRGNAVTLGMVGFAGSVYGIMWAYYHWENKRRDQGLEDHKIEGMTDEEIEEMGDRSPRFRYAT